One genomic segment of Hevea brasiliensis isolate MT/VB/25A 57/8 chromosome 3, ASM3005281v1, whole genome shotgun sequence includes these proteins:
- the LOC110633737 gene encoding CASP-like protein 4B1 — translation MSNSEDTAPKKQFESSPPPSALPIPTAPEVADEEAGTGTGTGFGVGAITRRWKREAILERGSLALRGLGLLFSLLAFLIMASNKHGDWKNFDRYEEYRYLLAIAILSTLYTGGQVLRHVHELWTGKLTLQRRTSAMVDFFGDQIMSYLLISAASTAVPMTNRMREGADNIFTDSSAAAISMTFFAFFLLALSAIISGYKLSTQSYI, via the exons ATGTCCAATTCGGAGGACACAGCACCCAAAAAACAATTCGAATCATCGCCGCCGCCGTCGGCACTTCCCATACCGACTGCTCCCGAGGTGGCCGACGAGGAGGCAGGAACTGGAACAGGAACGGGATTTGGGGTTGGGGCAATCACTAGGCGATGGAAAAGGGAAGCAATTTTGGAGAGAGGGTCACTGGCTTTGAGAGGATTGGGTCTCTTGTTCTCTTTGCTTGCTTTTCTTATAATGGCCAGTAATAAACACGGCGATTGGAAGAATTTTGACAGATACGAAGAGTACAG GTATTTATTGGCAATAGCAATACTTTCGACTTTGTATACGGGAGGACAAGTGCTGCGACATGTTCATGAGCTTTGGACGGGAAAACTTACGCTTCAGCGACGGACTTCTGCTATGGTAGACTTCTTTGGTGATCAG ATTATGTCCTACTTGTTGATATCTGCGGCTTCTACAGCAGTTCCCATGACGAACAGGATGCGGGAAGGTGCAGATAACATATTTACAGACTCTTCAGCAGCAGCCATTAGCATGACATTCTTTGCGTTCTTCTTATTGGCATTATCAGCAATTATTTCAGGATACAAGTTATCTACTCAATCTTACATATAA